The DNA region CGGCTGGCTTCCCTACGTCGTGAAGCAGGGCGGCCCACGCTAAAGGAAGGGGAGCGTTGCGGAGCTGCTCGAGCAAGAGGCGCGTATGCACGAAAACGTCCCCCTCGGGATGGAACTCTTTCGGCTGCGCAACACCGTGCAAAGCCGAGATTTCGGGAAGGATCTCCAGGAGAAGCCCGCTCCGGTCCAATAGCTCGAGGCCGACGGCGGGCGCGGGTCCGGACCAGATGCGATCGAGCTCGTCGCGGATCCGCTCGACGCTGATCCAGCGGATGGCCGTCGCCTGCGCTTGGAGTGCCTGCCAGGTTAACGGTTCGATGGTGAATCCGAGGTTAGCGGCGAAGCGGACGGCGCGCAGAAGGCGAAGCGCGTCCTCCGCAAACCGCCGGAGCGGATCCCCGACGGCGCGGATCTTCTTTTCGGCAAGATCGGACCGGCCTCCGACATAGTCGATCAGCTGCTCGGCGATCGGGTCATAGAAGAGCGCGTTGATCGTAAAATCCCGGCGGTAAGCGTCTTCTTCCGGACGGGCAAATTCCACGCGATCGGGATGCCTCCCGTCGCTGGCTCCTATGTCACGGCGGAAGGTGGCGACTTCGAAACAGAAACCGCCTACGGGAACGCGGACGACTCCGAAGGCTTTTCCGTGGACGCCTGTAGATTCAGGAAAAAGCCTCTGCACTTCTTCGGGTCTGGCTGTGGTCGCGATGTCGATATCGTGGATCTCCCGGCCGAGGAGACGGTCGCGCACGCAGCCGCCGGCGAAGTAGGCCACATGGCCCGCCCTCCGCAAGCGCTCGACCAGTCGCACTGCTGCTTGCCACATCGACGTCTTCTTCTCCTCCCGCTTATCGGGCGATCTTGCGCTCCTCCGCCGACCGTCCCGCCTTATAGCGCCAATAGAGAATGCCGCCGGCGAAGCTCCAAAAGAGGCTGACTCCAAAGAAGAGTAGAGAAAAGGTCACCGCCTGTGCGCCTGTCCAGCTAAGCGGCTGGAAGAAAAGAACCAAGAGGCCTTCCCGCACACCGAGCCCGGAGATGCTGATCGGGATGGCGTCCAGGACGCTCACGACGGCGAGAACGGCAGCCAAGATCCAGAAAGGGACCGGCAGATGGAGTGCAATCGCGGTGCACCAGGCTAGAGCGAAGGTGGCAATGTGGCCGCACAAGGCGAAGAG from Methylacidimicrobium sp. AP8 includes:
- a CDS encoding CCA tRNA nucleotidyltransferase produces the protein MWQAAVRLVERLRRAGHVAYFAGGCVRDRLLGREIHDIDIATTARPEEVQRLFPESTGVHGKAFGVVRVPVGGFCFEVATFRRDIGASDGRHPDRVEFARPEEDAYRRDFTINALFYDPIAEQLIDYVGGRSDLAEKKIRAVGDPLRRFAEDALRLLRAVRFAANLGFTIEPLTWQALQAQATAIRWISVERIRDELDRIWSGPAPAVGLELLDRSGLLLEILPEISALHGVAQPKEFHPEGDVFVHTRLLLEQLRNAPLPLAWAALLHDVGKPAAQRRDASGRIRFFEHEVIGARMARAILTRLREPNALIDAVVPMVANHMAFKDAKQMRPATLKRLLSRSTFAMELELHRIDCLACHGDLTIYEFLRAKLEELPPEDISPPRLLTGHDLLALGVPPGPRIGSLLAAVREAQLNGQVRTRDEALSLASRLLSSGSAPPGAEAAPESRL